The Lewinella sp. 4G2 nucleotide sequence GACTCCGCTCGAAGGCGCGTTTTACACCCCGCTTGTCGCGCTCCACCCTGAAGTCCTCCAGCGGGCCTTTGATGGTGTAGTAAAGGTTGAACCAGCCCCGGCGTTGGGGTAGCACTTCCAGTTCTTCGTCGTGGCGGGCGATCTTATTGGCGATGGCCTGGCCGGCGTTCACCTTGGTGTAGTACTCCAGCTGTTGGTCAAAGCTGTGGCTGCCGCTGATCTCCATGTTCAGGGCGCTGGACTGGATGAACATCGCCGGCAGGTAGAGGGTCTGGTCCACGATCTCGAAGTAATTCTCGAGTTTGGTGAAGCGGACGCGTTCGAGGTCACCGGACTTAAGAGCGAAGGCGAAATTCTCGAGCATCTCAAAATCTACCAGCTCCCCGTCGCGGATACTGAGGCCGGCCTTTACTTTCAAGGCATCGAAGTCAAATTCACCGGCTTCGTCAAAGGCGGCTTCTACCCAGATGCGGGTGTCCATCGTGCCGCTCAGGTTATCGGCGGTCAGGACGTCCTGGGCAAAGTTCTCGCCCTGGGTGAAGAACTCTTTCACGTCCACTTCGGTGCCGGCGATGCGGCCGGTCAGTTGGCCGTTCTTGGTCAGGTCGGCCGCTCCGTCCAGCTCCAGTTTGCCGCCCATTGCTTCGGTGACGCCGGCTACGTTCATCTTTCCCGGTTGGAAAACAAGTTGGCCGATGAAGTCTTTACCCTCGATTTCCTCGTAATTCCACTCCTCAATCCGGGCGTCAAATTTTCCGTTCAGGAGGGCGCTGACGCGGGTGCGCTGTTCGGTGGAACGGGCAACGAGGTCCTCCGTCGTCCCCAGCTGAGCCGCCTCCGTCTCTTCGGTTTCGGACGGGCCAGCCAGGGACAGTAAACGGTCCAGATCAAGCGTCTCACCAATTAGGCGGGCGTCGAATAATAGCTGGGCGTCATTGGAATTGAGGGAATCGGCAAAAAGGACGGGGATAAGGTTCGTCGCCCGCCCCGTAAAACGGAGCTCGGTACCGGGGCCACTAAAGGCCAGGTCCGTCAACTCCATCTCGTTGTTCCGTAGTTCGAGGGAGCCGGAGGGGAAGGACAAGTCCCGACCATTAACCGTCAGCTCCCCATCCTCAAAGGTGACCCGGCCGCCGGCGCGGACGTTCCCCATCCGCCGCGGACGCAGCATGTCATCGTAAAGTCCACTGATGGCGAAGCCGTCCAGCCGCAGGAAGCCGTCTCCGTCAGAGATCGCGGCCTCACCCAGAAAGGCCGGCAGGGTTTCCAACGCAAAGGCACCGTCCGCCCGCAGGTCGATGCGCGGATTGTCCACGTCCTCCACGAGTAGTTGGAGGGAGAAGGGTTGGGACCGGAACTTCCCCGTCAACTCGTCAATGGCGAAAGATTGGACGCCACCACGCGGGCCTTCCAAATAGGTAAAAGTGGCCCGCAGGTTAAGGTCCCGCGCTCCCAGGTTGACGCGCGGGCTACCGACGCGGCCATCCGTAAAGTTGAGTTTTCCCTCAATGCGGGGATAAGCCGTCGGTGACCAGTTGCCCGTCACCGTTGCGGACAGGGCTAATTCGCCCCGGGTCTCCAATTCCCGCAGGGATCCGGCGTAGGCGGGCGGTACCAAAGCAATGACGTCGGCCAAACTTCCGGAACCACTTTCCAGGCGGAGGTCGGTCTGCATCCCCTCCGTCGTATATATAAGGTCTCCGACGACGCTCAGGTCCAATTTGCCGACGGATACCTGCAGGGGCGCCAGGGTGTAACGTTGCTCGGCGTTATTCACCGTAGTCTTGGCACCGAAGTCCAGCTGTTGGTGGTACACGTAGCGTTCACCCTCTTGGTCCAGGTAGTCTACAAAAAGGCTGCCCTCCGTGGCCAGGAGGTACTGTTCGGCGGCGAAGTCTCCCGAAAAGGTGATGCCGTCGATGTGGCCCTTCAGGTCGATGCCGAGTTGTTCGTCGCGGTACAGGACGGCCATATCTTGAAAGATGGCTTCCCGGATCGCGAATTCGGTGGGTTCCTCCGGCGTATCGGGGATCTCGGTGTAGGCGCCCTGCACCGTATAACCCGCCAGTTGATAATTGGAGTTGCCATCCACGTCAATCAGGACCTGCAGTTGCCCGCCACTAATGACTACTTCTTCTACGCGAATCTTGCCGAAGAGGGAGCCAAGGTCGAGCAGGAAGTCGATCCGGTCCGCGGCCAGTAGTTCGCTACCGTCGGAACCCGCCACCTGCACCTTGCGCATGCCAACGGACAGGTTGGGGAAGGTGGACCAAAAGCTGACGTCGTAAGTCTCCGTTCGGATCTCCGTCTGCATCCGTTCGTTGACGGCGCCGACTACGGAGCGCGCAATCGGCCCACCGAATAGCGTCAGAACGAGCACCGGCACAAGGACCAGGAGCAGCAGGATGACGGCAAAAATCTTAAGGGCACGCATGGCGGGAGAAGGCTATAGTTGGAAGCCCGGGACGGTACTCATCCGCTTGCGTAGCGTTTCCCGCAGGGGCTCACTCAGGGGAACGAGGGGTACCCGCAAGTGATTGCCACAGAGCCCGAGCATACTCACCGCTGCTTTAATACCGACTGGATTGCCCTCCGCGTAGAGTAGGGGATGGACGTCGAGCAGATCGAAGTTGAGTTGGCGGGCCGTCTTGAGATCACCGGCCAGGGCGGCGTTGATCATTTTGCTGAACTGTACCGGCATGGCGTTAGCGATGACGCTGATGCCACCGTGGCCACCCATCGCGATTACGGCCGTAGCCAGGACGTCGTCACCGGAGAGCACTCCGAAATCGTTCCGGCAGTGTTTGAGAATCTCGACACTCTGAGCCAGCACGCCGCTGGCTTCCTTCACGGCCGCAAATTGCTCGTGGGCCTCTGACAACCGAAGGACAGTTTCCGGTAGCACGTTTGAGGAGGTTCGTCCGGGTACGTTGTAAATGATGAGGGGCAGCGGGCTCGCGTCGGCCACCCGCATGAAGTGTTGGTAAATACCCTCCTGCGGCGGCTTGGAATAGGCCGGGCTGCTGGACATGATGCCCGCGCAGCCGTCAAAATTGTAGGTCTTCAGAATGCCTTCCAGCTTATCGGTGTAGTTGCCCCCAAAGAAGCCGGCAACGATGGGTACGCGCTCGTCCACGTGCTTGATGGTGAAATCCAGTATCTCCCGGCACTCGGCGCTGCTCAGGGTAATGGCTTCGCCGGTGGTGCCGAGGCAGACGATGTAGTCCACCCCTCCTTTAATAACGTAATCGATGATCCGGCCGAGGGCGGGGTAATCGACGGAGCCGTCCTTCTGAAATGGGGTGATGAGGGCAACGCCCGTTCCGCTGAATTTAGGTAGGTTTTCCATTGGTAAAGCTGAAGATCGCTTCGATGGCCTTGAGTTGGTCCGCCAGTTTTACGTGGGTGCGGCCATCGAATTGTAGTTGGTAAATCGGGGAGCGTTCGGGGTGATAGGGGCCCACTTTCAGTCGGGCTTGCTTTGCGGCCGCAAGGTAGTCTAAATGCCGGTCCTCCGCGGGGCCGAGGCGGAGCAACAGGTCACAATCTTCGGCCAAATACCGATCCGTCATCGGGCCCTGGGGCAGGTCGTACCAATTTCTTTCGGTGGCGGGGATGATGGTGAAGTGGTCGTTCGCCACCTCACCGGGGCTGGTAAGCAAGCCCACCAGCGTGATTTGCTGCTTGGGGTTGCCGACGGTCGCCTTCCACTTTTCCACTTGCTGTCGGTCCTGTTTCTCGGCGGCGGGGAAGAGGATGATGATCTTACGGGCGTTACCCAGGTTGAGGGATTTGGGACCGGAACTGGCGGGGTTGGGGGTCCGTTCGTCGGCGGTCATCCGTCGGTCGTAAAGGCGGTCCTTCAGGTCGTTGAGCCAGCTCACCCTAGCCGGCGTTCTCTACGCGGCCGATGGCGGCGTACTTCTCGATGCGCTCTTCGATGAGGGTGTCGATGTCCTTCGCTTGAAGGGTGGCGATGGCTTTTTTAAGTTGCTTCTTCAGGCTCTTGGCCATCTCGTCAACGTTGTTGTGGGCGCCGCCCTGGGGCTCCTTGATGATCTCGTCGATGATGCCGAAACCGAGCATGTCCTCGGCGGTAAGTTTGAGGGCCTCGGCAGCCTGTTCCTTGTAATCCCAGCTCCGCCAGAGGATGGAGGAACAAGACTCGGGGGAAATGACGGAGTACCAGGTGTTTTCCAGCATGATGACGTGGTCACCCAGGCCAATCCCGATGGCGCCACCGGAAGCTCCTTCGCCAATCACTGCGCAAACGACGGGGACGCGGAGTTGGGCCATTTCGAAGAGGTTGCGGGCGATGGCTTCCGCCTGGCCGCGTTCTTCCGCTTCGATGCCGGGGAAGGCGCCGGGGGTGTCGATCAGCGTCACGACGGGGAAGTTGAAGCGCTCGGCCATCTTCATCAGGCGGAGGGCTTTGCGGTAGCCTTCGGGGTTGGCCATCCCGAAATTGCGGTACTGCCGCATCTTGGTGTTGACGCCCTTCTGGTGGCCGATGATGACGACGGTCTGCCCGTCCAGGTTGGCGATACCACCAACGACGGCCTTATCGTCTCCGTAGTAGCGGTCGCCGTGCAGTTCGACGAATTTGCGGCACATCCTTTCGATGTAGTGCAGGGTATAGGGCCGTTCCGGGTGGCGGCTGAGCTGGACGCGCTGCCAGCCGGTGAGGTTGGCGTAGATGTCCTTACGGGTCTGTTTGATCCGGTTTTCGAGTTCAACGATGGTTTTATCCATGTCCACGACGCCGTCTTCCGCGACTTCCTTCACCTTGGCGAGTTGATCGTAGAGTTTTTCGAGGGGGCGTTCGAATTCAAGAAAGACCATTCAGTAATCTGTTTAGGGGGCGTAAAGATAGTATTTGCGGGGGAGGTGTCCTTTTTCAATTACGGCCTCTTTTGCTCCAAGGTAAACGATGTCTGAAAATTCTCCGATCTTGGGCAGACGCACTGAATCCATTAGCCACCATGCCGCACCCACGGGAAGTAAAGGACCGTATTAACGAAGCCTGCCGTCAGGTTTTTGACCGCCAATCCGCACGGGCTGCCCGACTTTCACGGATCAGTGCGGAAGAGAAGGCGTTCACGTTGCGCCTCGTGGAAGCCCTCGTCCGCATTCAGCGTACGGACCCCTTTCCGGAATTAGCCGAGCCCGTGCTGGTGGAGTTGGCTACGCTTTCCCAACTTCCCGGCGGTGGGGGTACGTCCGTTACGGCGGAGGTTCCCGATTGGTTGGGGTGGGCCAATCGCCATTTCCCGGTCCCGGACCTGGCACCCGCGGCAGCGCCCGAAATGACGAG carries:
- a CDS encoding acetyl-CoA carboxylase carboxyltransferase subunit alpha; this translates as MVFLEFERPLEKLYDQLAKVKEVAEDGVVDMDKTIVELENRIKQTRKDIYANLTGWQRVQLSRHPERPYTLHYIERMCRKFVELHGDRYYGDDKAVVGGIANLDGQTVVIIGHQKGVNTKMRQYRNFGMANPEGYRKALRLMKMAERFNFPVVTLIDTPGAFPGIEAEERGQAEAIARNLFEMAQLRVPVVCAVIGEGASGGAIGIGLGDHVIMLENTWYSVISPESCSSILWRSWDYKEQAAEALKLTAEDMLGFGIIDEIIKEPQGGAHNNVDEMAKSLKKQLKKAIATLQAKDIDTLIEERIEKYAAIGRVENAG
- a CDS encoding AsmA-like C-terminal region-containing protein — encoded protein: MRALKIFAVILLLLVLVPVLVLTLFGGPIARSVVGAVNERMQTEIRTETYDVSFWSTFPNLSVGMRKVQVAGSDGSELLAADRIDFLLDLGSLFGKIRVEEVVISGGQLQVLIDVDGNSNYQLAGYTVQGAYTEIPDTPEEPTEFAIREAIFQDMAVLYRDEQLGIDLKGHIDGITFSGDFAAEQYLLATEGSLFVDYLDQEGERYVYHQQLDFGAKTTVNNAEQRYTLAPLQVSVGKLDLSVVGDLIYTTEGMQTDLRLESGSGSLADVIALVPPAYAGSLRELETRGELALSATVTGNWSPTAYPRIEGKLNFTDGRVGSPRVNLGARDLNLRATFTYLEGPRGGVQSFAIDELTGKFRSQPFSLQLLVEDVDNPRIDLRADGAFALETLPAFLGEAAISDGDGFLRLDGFAISGLYDDMLRPRRMGNVRAGGRVTFEDGELTVNGRDLSFPSGSLELRNNEMELTDLAFSGPGTELRFTGRATNLIPVLFADSLNSNDAQLLFDARLIGETLDLDRLLSLAGPSETEETEAAQLGTTEDLVARSTEQRTRVSALLNGKFDARIEEWNYEEIEGKDFIGQLVFQPGKMNVAGVTEAMGGKLELDGAADLTKNGQLTGRIAGTEVDVKEFFTQGENFAQDVLTADNLSGTMDTRIWVEAAFDEAGEFDFDALKVKAGLSIRDGELVDFEMLENFAFALKSGDLERVRFTKLENYFEIVDQTLYLPAMFIQSSALNMEISGSHSFDQQLEYYTKVNAGQAIANKIARHDEELEVLPQRRGWFNLYYTIKGPLEDFRVERDKRGVKRAFERSLYRRNRVKTFLNEQFGDAGDPLVEFEPLEGEE
- the dapA gene encoding 4-hydroxy-tetrahydrodipicolinate synthase — its product is MENLPKFSGTGVALITPFQKDGSVDYPALGRIIDYVIKGGVDYIVCLGTTGEAITLSSAECREILDFTIKHVDERVPIVAGFFGGNYTDKLEGILKTYNFDGCAGIMSSSPAYSKPPQEGIYQHFMRVADASPLPLIIYNVPGRTSSNVLPETVLRLSEAHEQFAAVKEASGVLAQSVEILKHCRNDFGVLSGDDVLATAVIAMGGHGGISVIANAMPVQFSKMINAALAGDLKTARQLNFDLLDVHPLLYAEGNPVGIKAAVSMLGLCGNHLRVPLVPLSEPLRETLRKRMSTVPGFQL